A stretch of the Mesorhizobium huakuii genome encodes the following:
- a CDS encoding caspase family protein, producing the protein MRTITVFLSGIILVFLAAFGVEAAAPDAKRVALVIGNSDYVHAVTLPNPANDARLIASTLRNAGFEVIEGVDQDNAGMHNLISRFTEQAYDADLAVIFYAGHGMQVDGKNYLIPVDADLTSPAYLKTRTIQIDDFMAALPPDPAIGVIILDACRDNPLARTLAASLPKSRSTSLGTGLAPVEARSDGVGTGGLLIAYATDPGAIAFDGDGTDSPYSTALARHLTEPGVEIQSALTRVRGEVTETTQGRQRPWHNASLGREVFLGKPVAAAAPAANPVADAANAAATSAPAPVAGDSPSWEVEQRLWDEAVKHNSGPFYQAYLDQFPNGRFATVARLNIDELNGPNAQNRQVAALDTNQANAGSGSAVRTSVSVPDEMKQTPGTELTESAIGLDRQGRIDLQLRLEALGNAIGRIDGTLGPQTREAIGIWQADNGLPQTTYLTREQLAFLVIQSDPMMEAVRAGYAADQARTAQPKKPVAQKARTMRPVAQKPRKQQLVVSKWRNRETMVRLDDPPPRRRDNDFLTKALIFGAGVAIGGVLKH; encoded by the coding sequence ATGAGAACGATCACGGTCTTTCTGAGCGGGATTATCCTGGTTTTCCTTGCCGCCTTCGGCGTCGAGGCCGCCGCGCCTGACGCCAAGCGCGTCGCGCTGGTGATCGGCAACAGCGACTATGTCCATGCGGTCACCTTGCCCAACCCCGCCAACGATGCCCGCCTCATCGCATCGACGCTTCGCAATGCCGGCTTCGAGGTGATCGAAGGGGTCGACCAGGACAATGCAGGCATGCACAACCTCATCAGCCGATTTACCGAGCAAGCCTATGACGCCGACCTCGCGGTCATTTTCTATGCCGGTCATGGCATGCAGGTCGACGGCAAGAACTACCTGATCCCGGTCGACGCCGATTTGACGTCGCCAGCCTATCTCAAGACCCGCACCATCCAGATCGACGATTTCATGGCCGCGTTGCCGCCCGACCCGGCGATTGGCGTCATCATCCTCGATGCCTGCCGCGACAATCCGCTGGCAAGGACGCTGGCGGCCTCGCTGCCGAAGAGCCGCTCCACCTCGCTGGGCACCGGTCTGGCGCCGGTCGAAGCGAGATCGGACGGCGTCGGTACTGGCGGCCTGCTGATTGCCTATGCAACGGATCCTGGCGCCATCGCTTTCGACGGCGACGGAACCGACAGCCCTTACTCCACGGCGCTCGCCAGGCATCTGACCGAACCCGGCGTCGAAATCCAGAGCGCGCTGACGCGGGTGCGCGGCGAAGTGACGGAAACCACGCAAGGTCGCCAGCGGCCGTGGCACAACGCATCGCTGGGACGCGAGGTTTTCCTTGGGAAACCCGTCGCGGCGGCGGCGCCGGCGGCAAATCCCGTTGCCGACGCAGCGAACGCAGCAGCGACATCCGCTCCCGCCCCTGTCGCCGGCGATTCTCCTTCGTGGGAGGTCGAGCAACGTCTTTGGGACGAGGCTGTGAAGCACAATTCCGGTCCGTTCTACCAAGCCTATCTCGACCAGTTTCCGAACGGTCGCTTCGCCACCGTGGCGCGGCTGAACATCGACGAATTGAACGGCCCGAACGCTCAAAACCGGCAGGTCGCGGCCCTCGATACGAACCAGGCGAACGCCGGTTCCGGCTCTGCCGTGCGCACCTCGGTCAGCGTTCCAGACGAGATGAAGCAGACGCCGGGCACCGAGTTGACGGAAAGTGCAATCGGCCTCGACCGCCAGGGCCGCATCGACCTGCAGTTGCGGCTCGAAGCATTGGGCAACGCGATTGGGCGCATCGACGGAACACTGGGCCCTCAGACCCGTGAGGCGATCGGCATCTGGCAAGCCGATAACGGACTGCCGCAAACCACCTATCTGACGCGCGAGCAACTGGCGTTCCTCGTGATCCAGTCGGATCCGATGATGGAAGCCGTGCGTGCCGGATATGCCGCCGATCAGGCCCGTACGGCGCAGCCGAAGAAGCCGGTTGCGCAGAAGGCCCGCACGATGAGGCCGGTGGCACAGAAGCCCCGCAAGCAACAACTGGTCGTTTCGAAGTGGCGCAACCGCGAGACCATGGTTCGGCTGGATGATCCTCCGCCACGCCGGCGCGACAACGACTTCCTGACCAAGGCACTGATCTTCGGCGCCGGTGTGGCGATTGGAGGCGTGCTTAAACACTGA
- a CDS encoding M23 family metallopeptidase, with the protein MTHSIDTSFREKKQARAALRRRTLWRRLLAGFAVVILLSIAAGFYFTADYWSFGDEDEELHAVEGADDVPADASVYVPAIIDLAGDPMWITLAPDADTASKGHTVARPAELDSSGASPQIEILSDVMLSASEKFMTTIPSTQEDFAFFQAQRRTAPTSPAAAPAEQAAPPAPAAPDDQQGDLDNDLQAAPEASEAPAGSAPKADADDPEAGWGETIDQGEAALPAFKKTQIENNTTVATVTSEYQRFEATEDTFVKILNDRSLDSVALDAHFSADDAKLAGEALKSLFNRDSLEPGYVVAMRGFRPNRETTTMSLMQVSIYAKNVFVGTLTRNAAGAFVSGVDPWVREDLFNYSGTDQGGPKRQYRLLDAIYSTAARNKVPTGVIGEAIMYLSRGQDLDAFASEDQRLVLIYSQTPRGKDETSGRVLYVGVQGGEKTIDCFVFQQSDGQFACVTGNDEVRSLNVANGMVTPVNGVMTSTFGPRKHPILGVVRIHKGVDWAAPVGTPIMAAFDGEISFQGDGGSYGNLVKISHPNGRETRYAHMQKFAIASGVGTKVKAGDVIGYIGTTGLSTGPHLHFELYQNGEAIDPLGTAPTVATYDTGNSGNSGDVAVETLTERIVHVESGGSARAKNPNSSATGAGQFITKTWIRMMNTYRPELARTLSTADLLALRYDATISREMVRNLAREGEAYLRARGHQITAGRLYLCHFLGMEGAHQVLSAPGSAQLSAVLGAAVIQANPFLTGKTASYVVDWAERKMGQKLSRVATDATPPPTTTEIRQTSPEFEKYKQAVTALIGSIQNTL; encoded by the coding sequence GTGACGCACAGTATCGACACCAGCTTCAGAGAGAAAAAGCAGGCGCGCGCCGCGCTGCGCAGGCGCACGCTTTGGCGCAGGCTCCTTGCCGGTTTCGCCGTAGTGATCCTGCTGTCCATCGCCGCCGGTTTCTACTTCACCGCGGACTATTGGTCGTTCGGTGACGAAGACGAGGAGTTGCACGCGGTCGAAGGTGCGGATGATGTGCCTGCCGATGCATCCGTCTATGTGCCCGCCATCATCGACCTGGCGGGAGATCCGATGTGGATCACGCTAGCGCCCGATGCCGACACGGCAAGCAAGGGCCATACGGTGGCGCGCCCGGCCGAGCTCGACAGTTCCGGCGCCTCGCCGCAGATCGAGATCCTCTCCGACGTGATGCTGAGCGCCAGCGAAAAGTTCATGACGACGATCCCGTCGACGCAGGAGGACTTCGCCTTCTTCCAGGCACAGCGGCGGACCGCCCCGACATCTCCGGCTGCCGCACCCGCCGAGCAGGCCGCTCCGCCTGCCCCGGCGGCACCGGACGACCAGCAGGGCGACCTGGACAATGACCTTCAGGCGGCACCCGAAGCGAGCGAGGCCCCGGCCGGTTCGGCGCCCAAGGCGGATGCCGACGACCCGGAGGCCGGCTGGGGAGAGACCATCGATCAGGGCGAGGCAGCGCTGCCCGCCTTCAAGAAGACCCAGATCGAGAACAATACGACCGTCGCAACCGTGACCAGCGAGTACCAGCGCTTCGAGGCGACCGAAGACACGTTCGTGAAGATCCTCAACGACCGCAGCCTGGACAGTGTTGCGCTCGATGCACATTTTTCCGCCGACGACGCCAAGCTCGCAGGCGAGGCGCTGAAGAGCCTGTTCAACCGCGACAGCCTGGAGCCGGGTTATGTCGTTGCCATGCGCGGATTCCGGCCGAACCGCGAGACGACGACGATGTCGCTCATGCAGGTTTCGATCTACGCCAAGAATGTCTTTGTCGGCACGCTGACGCGCAATGCCGCGGGCGCCTTCGTGTCGGGTGTCGACCCCTGGGTGCGCGAGGACCTGTTCAACTATTCCGGTACCGATCAAGGCGGGCCCAAGCGGCAATATCGCCTCCTCGACGCGATCTATTCGACGGCCGCGCGCAACAAGGTTCCAACCGGCGTCATCGGCGAGGCGATCATGTATCTGTCGCGAGGACAGGACCTCGACGCCTTCGCCAGCGAGGACCAGCGCCTGGTGCTGATCTACTCGCAGACGCCGCGCGGCAAGGACGAGACGTCCGGGCGGGTGCTTTATGTCGGCGTCCAGGGCGGTGAGAAGACCATCGACTGTTTCGTCTTCCAACAGAGCGACGGCCAGTTCGCCTGCGTCACCGGCAATGACGAAGTGCGCTCGCTCAACGTCGCCAACGGCATGGTCACGCCGGTGAACGGGGTGATGACCTCGACCTTCGGCCCGCGCAAGCACCCGATCCTCGGCGTCGTTCGTATCCACAAGGGTGTCGATTGGGCAGCCCCTGTCGGCACGCCGATCATGGCGGCCTTCGACGGCGAGATCAGCTTTCAAGGCGATGGCGGCAGCTATGGCAATCTGGTGAAGATTTCGCACCCAAACGGCCGCGAGACGCGCTACGCGCATATGCAAAAATTCGCCATTGCGAGCGGCGTCGGCACCAAGGTGAAGGCCGGCGACGTCATCGGCTATATCGGCACCACCGGGCTTTCGACCGGCCCGCACCTGCATTTCGAGCTCTACCAGAACGGCGAGGCAATCGATCCGCTGGGGACGGCCCCCACGGTCGCCACCTATGACACTGGCAATTCCGGTAATTCCGGCGATGTTGCCGTCGAAACGCTGACCGAGCGGATCGTTCATGTCGAAAGCGGCGGCAGCGCCCGCGCCAAGAACCCGAATTCGTCGGCGACCGGCGCCGGCCAGTTCATAACCAAGACCTGGATCCGGATGATGAACACCTATCGCCCGGAACTTGCGCGCACACTGTCGACCGCCGACCTCTTGGCCTTGCGCTACGACGCCACCATTTCGCGTGAGATGGTGCGCAATCTGGCACGCGAAGGCGAGGCCTATCTGCGGGCGCGCGGCCACCAGATCACAGCCGGCCGGCTCTATCTCTGCCATTTCCTCGGCATGGAAGGCGCGCACCAGGTGCTGTCGGCGCCGGGTTCGGCGCAACTGAGCGCAGTGCTTGGGGCGGCCGTCATCCAGGCCAACCCGTTTCTCACCGGCAAGACAGCCAGCTATGTGGTGGACTGGGCGGAAAGGAAGATGGGCCAGAAGCTGAGCCGGGTGGCCACCGACGCCACCCCGCCGCCGACGACCACGGAGATCCGCCAGACATCGCCGGAGTTCGAAAAATACAAGCAGGCCGTCACCGCCCTCATCGGCTCGATTCAGAATACGCTTTGA
- a CDS encoding DUF1036 domain-containing protein, whose product MRLAIMAGAALLAVLASGEARAEFTVCNQTLDVVNLAVGQKVDNADQTDGWWTIGANQCVNVIREELTNRYIYIYATDVFGHAILTGSTEMCIERRRFSIRGIDECWQRGHIAAQFLEVDTLEQVRWTFFLTGSNP is encoded by the coding sequence ATGAGGCTCGCGATCATGGCTGGAGCGGCATTGCTGGCCGTGTTGGCGTCCGGCGAAGCGCGCGCCGAATTCACGGTCTGCAACCAGACACTCGACGTCGTCAATCTGGCGGTCGGCCAGAAGGTCGACAATGCGGACCAGACCGACGGCTGGTGGACCATCGGCGCCAACCAATGCGTGAACGTCATCCGCGAGGAACTGACGAACCGCTACATCTACATCTATGCCACGGATGTGTTCGGCCATGCGATCCTGACCGGATCGACCGAGATGTGCATCGAGCGGCGGCGGTTTTCGATCCGCGGCATCGACGAATGCTGGCAGCGCGGCCATATCGCGGCGCAATTTCTCGAAGTCGATACGCTCGAGCAGGTGCGGTGGACCTTCTTCCTGACCGGAAGCAATCCGTGA
- a CDS encoding serine/threonine-protein kinase, translating to MSADDKTRISPQVANTAVGTQLSGIYELDERIAFGGMGEVYRGHNIQTGDHVAIKIVLPEFARDQTILSLFRKEASILNHLSHDAVVRYHVFTIDPGIGRPYLAMEFVDGESLFDIMRRGPMPTEEVRKLCHRLASGLSAVHQAGAIHRDLSPDNIILPGGRVDRAKIIDFGIARSATVGGETLIGGKFAGKYNYVSPEQLGLYSGDVSEQSDIYSLGLVLAAALRGKPIDMSGSQFEIIEKRRTVPDLSDIDEDFRGIVEAMLQPDPQDRPDSMADIARMTRDEDEATTPPPSRTPRDRPALPAAGHTLIPDPKAQPQPSNVAGHSAATATGPGEQRFVPHVRPAHLSEPRPPAAPSPPRMAASNVPAKPARTRTIAIAALATLAVATGAGLYLGGFMTPATPTVGKTSLSPEPPKPAPEPSKPIPTDKVASPPEPAKPIPPAQPEASAQPAENQPEAAQKPQPAKPAEAPSPAEQPPKPPMMAAQPQTEPSAPSAASQADTKTVQTPEPAKPVVAPKTETPLKPSATEAQQPPEKAPPAIQPDKMASGSQTTAPPPVTTAPAPPAAKVSTPPPAQPEAVEPPKPRPQISPPAAPKATVPAPKPTASQTDTANAESQNASPPPAKQPDQAVVALNVPKPAIPPVVDDLAQRVSWVRDFGGGDCFYATMTSSTDKAAAIEGFGTAVQPFERMLGDFQAKFHVEPDISVRLIEPSQCEVTNFLRFLGQTAADKPQLVLDRTSVPDGTPISGTLVTRGGLISSVLLIDHKGMVFNLDDRIVAQSDKATFSIPIGLGAADKATGKAVPQIIMVITGPQDIQAAAISTPMPASVVLPKILEEIETDGSQFSATAKYFRLGG from the coding sequence ATGAGCGCCGACGACAAGACGCGAATATCGCCGCAGGTGGCCAACACCGCCGTCGGCACACAGCTCAGCGGCATCTACGAATTGGACGAGCGGATCGCATTCGGCGGCATGGGCGAGGTCTACCGTGGCCACAACATCCAGACCGGAGACCACGTCGCGATCAAGATCGTGCTGCCCGAGTTTGCCCGTGACCAGACCATCCTGTCCTTGTTCCGCAAGGAGGCCTCGATCCTCAACCATCTGTCGCATGACGCGGTCGTGCGATACCACGTCTTCACCATCGATCCCGGGATCGGCCGTCCCTATCTCGCCATGGAATTCGTCGACGGCGAGTCGCTGTTCGACATCATGCGACGTGGGCCGATGCCGACGGAAGAGGTGCGCAAGCTCTGCCATCGCCTCGCATCCGGCCTGAGTGCCGTGCATCAGGCGGGCGCGATCCATCGCGACCTCTCGCCCGACAACATCATCCTGCCGGGAGGCCGGGTCGACCGCGCGAAGATCATCGATTTCGGCATAGCGCGATCGGCGACGGTGGGCGGGGAGACGCTGATCGGCGGAAAGTTCGCGGGAAAGTACAACTACGTTTCACCCGAACAGCTCGGGCTGTACAGCGGCGACGTCAGCGAGCAGTCCGACATCTACAGCCTTGGGCTGGTGCTGGCGGCCGCGCTGCGCGGCAAGCCGATCGACATGAGCGGATCACAGTTCGAGATCATCGAAAAGCGCCGGACCGTGCCCGATCTCTCCGACATCGACGAGGATTTCCGTGGCATTGTCGAAGCCATGCTGCAACCGGATCCGCAGGACCGGCCGGACAGCATGGCTGATATCGCCAGGATGACGCGCGACGAAGACGAAGCGACAACACCGCCGCCATCCCGGACGCCCCGCGACCGTCCGGCTCTGCCAGCGGCGGGGCATACCCTTATCCCTGATCCCAAGGCACAGCCCCAGCCATCCAATGTCGCGGGGCACAGCGCGGCGACGGCAACGGGTCCGGGTGAGCAGCGCTTCGTCCCGCATGTCCGGCCCGCGCATCTGTCCGAACCGCGGCCTCCGGCAGCCCCCAGCCCGCCACGCATGGCCGCAAGCAATGTCCCCGCAAAACCCGCAAGAACCCGAACCATCGCAATCGCTGCCCTGGCGACGCTGGCTGTCGCTACAGGCGCCGGCCTGTACCTGGGCGGCTTCATGACGCCGGCGACGCCGACTGTCGGCAAGACATCGCTTTCACCCGAACCACCAAAGCCTGCGCCAGAACCATCGAAGCCGATCCCGACGGACAAAGTCGCAAGCCCGCCCGAGCCGGCAAAGCCAATTCCGCCCGCGCAACCGGAGGCCAGCGCACAGCCGGCTGAAAATCAGCCAGAGGCGGCTCAAAAGCCGCAGCCGGCCAAGCCTGCCGAAGCCCCCTCGCCTGCCGAGCAACCCCCGAAGCCGCCGATGATGGCAGCGCAACCGCAAACGGAGCCGAGTGCGCCATCGGCTGCAAGCCAGGCAGATACCAAGACCGTGCAGACGCCGGAGCCCGCGAAGCCCGTTGTTGCCCCGAAAACGGAGACACCCCTGAAGCCATCCGCAACCGAAGCGCAGCAGCCGCCCGAAAAGGCACCGCCGGCAATCCAGCCGGACAAGATGGCCAGCGGCAGTCAAACGACAGCTCCGCCGCCTGTCACAACCGCTCCAGCCCCGCCAGCCGCGAAGGTCTCAACGCCGCCGCCGGCCCAGCCAGAGGCCGTGGAGCCCCCGAAGCCCAGGCCTCAGATCAGCCCGCCGGCAGCGCCCAAGGCGACCGTGCCGGCGCCTAAGCCCACTGCGAGCCAGACGGATACCGCGAACGCTGAGAGCCAAAACGCCTCGCCACCGCCGGCCAAACAGCCGGACCAGGCTGTCGTCGCGTTGAATGTGCCCAAACCAGCGATCCCTCCGGTCGTCGACGACCTCGCGCAACGTGTCTCTTGGGTTCGCGACTTCGGCGGCGGCGACTGTTTCTATGCGACCATGACATCGTCAACCGACAAGGCCGCCGCGATCGAAGGTTTTGGCACGGCGGTGCAGCCATTCGAACGGATGCTCGGCGACTTCCAGGCAAAATTCCATGTCGAACCCGACATCAGCGTCCGCCTCATCGAGCCGAGCCAATGCGAAGTCACCAACTTTCTGCGCTTCCTCGGGCAGACCGCGGCCGACAAGCCGCAGCTTGTTCTCGACCGGACATCGGTGCCTGATGGTACGCCGATCAGCGGCACGCTGGTGACGCGCGGCGGGCTCATTTCCAGCGTGCTGCTGATCGATCACAAGGGCATGGTGTTCAATCTCGACGACCGCATCGTCGCGCAATCGGACAAGGCTACCTTCAGCATTCCGATTGGCCTCGGCGCCGCCGATAAGGCCACTGGGAAGGCCGTGCCGCAGATCATCATGGTGATCACCGGCCCGCAGGATATCCAGGCGGCGGCCATCTCCACGCCGATGCCGGCCTCGGTGGTGCTGCCGAAAATTCTCGAGGAGATCGAGACCGACGGATCGCAATTTTCAGCCACTGCCAAGTATTTCCGGCTCGGCGGATAG